The Desulfobacterales bacterium genome contains a region encoding:
- a CDS encoding rhodanese-like domain-containing protein — MKVAGNYPAVSAGWVKKQIDQKTNMVLIDSRPKRKKYDKGHIPTALSIPDSQFAKMQDQLPADKNTPLVFYCGGLKCRLSHKSAKKAIDLGYTKVKVFAEGYPVWVAAYGKGDTTVAASTKKAASSQLKAGKEEGSVDTATFEKIVKENPESIMLIDVRDADEYKDGSFKTAVNIPVDQLEAKIQTLPTDKPVVFVCGTGARSGESYYMVQDVRPEMKNVYYLEGELTFKKDGSFEIKEPAS, encoded by the coding sequence ATGAAGGTGGCTGGAAACTATCCGGCCGTTTCCGCAGGTTGGGTCAAGAAGCAAATCGATCAGAAAACCAATATGGTGCTGATAGATTCGCGTCCCAAACGCAAAAAATATGACAAAGGCCACATCCCAACGGCCTTGAGTATTCCGGACAGCCAGTTTGCCAAAATGCAAGATCAGCTGCCGGCCGATAAAAACACCCCGCTGGTATTTTACTGTGGCGGTTTGAAATGCCGCTTGAGCCACAAGTCCGCCAAAAAGGCCATTGATCTGGGTTACACCAAGGTCAAGGTCTTTGCCGAAGGCTATCCGGTCTGGGTTGCAGCTTACGGTAAAGGTGATACCACTGTCGCGGCTTCCACTAAGAAGGCCGCTTCGAGCCAGCTTAAAGCCGGCAAGGAAGAAGGCAGTGTCGATACCGCCACATTTGAAAAAATCGTAAAGGAAAATCCTGAAAGCATCATGTTGATTGATGTTCGCGATGCGGATGAATACAAAGATGGTTCGTTTAAAACCGCTGTCAATATACCGGTGGATCAACTCGAAGCTAAAATTCAAACTCTGCCGACAGACAAACCGGTTGTGTTTGTGTGCGGCACCGGTGCCCGCAGCGGTGAATCCTACTACATGGTTCAGGATGTGAGGCCGGAAATGAAAAATGTCTATTACCTGGAAGGGGAATTGACATTCAAAAAAGATGGTTCTTTTGAAATCAAAGAGCCGGCATCCTGA